The following nucleotide sequence is from Halictus rubicundus isolate RS-2024b chromosome 7, iyHalRubi1_principal, whole genome shotgun sequence.
TTCTGCGGAACAGGCAAGAAATTCTTTTTATCTTCCTTTTACTTTAGAAGTTCTATTACAGTATTCTTTTCGTAACTGTGAAAACTTCGGGTCTGCCTTAGGGATTGAAGAAGAAAGAGGGACTGAGGTTTAACGCTTCgattctctgtctctctttcttttccgttcGCCATTCTTTTTGACGCCCAAAACTTTAGTCGcgtatttaataattgtaatcgtaattaCTGTCATTTAAccgattaaaagtgggaaaattgttatttttcacgattttttacttaaaatcgcacttttaattgttcataactcgtaaacgatttaaccaatatcgatgaaattgtcagcatggatataatttatttgagtgatcaaatatttcttttatttgggGCTCAAATAAAAGAGTACAATTgtaaaaaaagctgaaaaaaccaacttctactatttcttttgcgattccgaccaattcaaatttttttttaattttttgcatctcgtctaataaactaatccttccaacTTCTTAAAAACACTCAATTCATttggtctaattttaaaaaagttatgctgtttcaaatagtgtggattcagttttgctccttactgtaagTTTATCGACAAGGAACATAATTAATCATATTGTAGAGACGACTCATTTGGATGAAGTGGGGTATCTGTTCTATTGCCCTACTATTAGATATAAACTCTGTGCTATGAAGGGAAGAGACGAAGGAAAGAATTATTCATAAAATGCCTATGTAAAATATGGACCAACTTTACCAAAATGGGGTATAGTAATGATAACATTCCAAATATAATTTAacttattttcaatatttatatattcataTACGACGTATACATTTAATCTAGGAATCCTACTCCAAATACCGATAAAATATGTCAAGGTTCTTTAGAAGCCTGTGATAAAGGACGAATTGAATTGTCTGGATATTGGTGACGAGTCGAGAATATCAATTATGGGACTACAAGTTTTTagcaacaaataaaattttatgttCAACGTATAATAACGAATTAaagaatatataattaatatataagaataagaatatataataaaaatgtaagagAATAGGGAAGGATGTAATAAATAGGGtaataagaaagaaagagagagagagagagagagagagagagagagagagagagagaactgtcTACCTATAATAGTGCGTTACTCGCCGGAAACGTTTAAGTTCAAAGTAATAGCAAGAGCAAGCAAGCTACGTCGACTGTGAGCGATCGGTTATTATAAATGAACTAACAAAAACGATCGACCAAGGATAACTTATGAAAATGAATATCCcatcattttttattatatcctcttgaAGGTAAATTGTAAAGAACGAGGAAACAATCATTTTTAATTCGATCGAGTAACTTtgttattgaaaaaattgtaatgaTGTACATAAAGGctcacaattttcaaaatcgCTAACAAtgattaatatttatttcttcttcgCAATAAACGAGTTTGATACAGGAACTGGAAGATCAAAGACTGTATTAAAGGTCAATGTCCTTATCATTGTTATCTTTAAATCATTAATACACGATCTGATAAAAGTAAATGGTTTATTGTTTGTGGAAAAGTCATCACAAAAACTTTTATATCGAGCAGATTGAATGAGATCGGGAAAGATAAATgactttcaaaaatttcgaagtTGTATATGCATATACATGTATAATGTATACTAGAATTATATGTAGATACTGTGTTTATAACTTTGAAAAATAAGCAGTGTTTACTTCAACAGGCTATAgtctttaataaaataaaaaatctagtaAAAAAGTTCGAGATCGCTTAATGGACAGGCTTATGTCGTCACGATCAGCATCACACGTATAAAAAATTTTAGGGAAGTGCAGATTCAAAGTTCAACCGACAGTCGtgattttctacattttttaaaatagacaCGGTAGTAACTTTATTCAATCCTGACATCATTAAGTACACAATTTCCGCTTATTCATCTGCTGTATCTCAAAGTAGGCTACGAGACTAGAAGCAAATTGTAAATGTATCGCAAAAATTACTCACAAACGAGTATTATCTATTTCATTTTTAGCAACTCTTAATAATCCAAGCAATATAGAGATTGATAGAATTGTGAAAAGTATTGGATGTATATAGATAGATTAATCGTTAATTTCGACTATTATCAACGACTATTGTACACATCATTGTCGATGTTTATGAAAACTGCTTACTTTATTCTAAAAAATGCTTACTTCATGTTCATTCTGCTGACTTCACTTTCTAACCTTAAACACGGTACCATATTTCAACGTTAAAGCGTTAAAAAACTTAAACAGACGTTTGTTGAGATCACGCAAGGTTCTCTGAAACTGTTCCATCTACGATTCTGATGTCACCTTTCTGATATCAACACTTTGATACAATAAGTAGATAACATGATTACAGTGCGGATACGATTCGCGCCTTACACCAAAACTCTCCGCAGAGGACATTGGACCGTTGTCAAGTTTGTTAGAGCGTGGTCAACAATGAACGAACCGATAGTTACAGTAAAGCAAGGTAAATTACGAGGAGCTGTACAAAAAAGTGTCTTTGGTAGCTCTTTCATCGCGTTTCATGAGATACCATTCGCTGCTCCCCCTATCGGAGAACTCAGATTTAAGGTAATAAATCTTCTAAATCGATTAATATTCGTTCAGATACGTTTCGAATGTCAACTCTTAGCAAACTCTAATGTCAAATACTTTTTACGCTTTACTTTAAGCAAATCACGAGGAAACTTTGGATTTATCTGTGTACCGAACACGGTGTTTATTAGATTTAAATTGATCGATCATTTTTTTCTCGATTCAACGAATAGGATCCACAACCACCGACTCCATGGACCGGTATCAAGGATACCGCAGAAGCTCATGGGATACGTGGTCCacaattacgagaagtgcccccGATCGATGTAGTCGGCCAAGAGGATTGTCTCTACCTTAATGTTTACACTAATTCACTTAGTGAACGTAAACCGGTAATGTTTTGGATCCATGGCGGCTCATTCCTAATAGGAACAGGAAGTTTCGTAGATAAACGGCCAGATTACTTGGTTGCAAAGGACGTCGTGGTGGTTTCAACTAATTATAGACTTGGCGCTTTTGGTTAGTTATTTGAAATgtattaataacattttaatcTAACGCttatttaaaataatgaatTAATTAATCCCTTGCCATATGATGAATTCGACAAACGCGTTATCATTCGACCTTTTTGAAAAAGGAGTATCTTCAATTCGAAAgtttagaaaattaataacactcTGTGTCAATAAATATATGGATATTTATTACTGGagtgcggatctctatgcaaaataaaaatgttctacatcaATTACAAGAGACAGGAGCTAAATCGCAATGCctttatttctgaaataattttaattggaTAATGATAATGTATCCTTAAAGTTTAATCTTCATAcgattaaacattttatttatttgttataaATGAAGAAAgtcacagtctacttattacaTATTTGGCTGCCCTAATTTCCTCTAAAGGATTACAATTAACTCCTGAAAATTTAGCTGTTTTATGAGTTTATTTTGTATCTTACAAATTGTAAGAGATAGAAACAAAATTTCGACACACAGTCGGATAGGGACAAGAAGGCTGacaaaatgtctttctctgatacaatgttgcacggagaaacggacagcgaagctcgagagcagagttgggcaaaatatttatctaaataaaaatttcgtataacgaataaaagattaaaaaagtatctttattcgacgagtatcgaataaataattttattcgacgagaatttatccgacgaataaagatatttttttttattcgaagcggatttattcgaacttcgaataattttttcatcttttatctacatcttttattcgaaggcttcgaaaggctttaacgagattgtaatttttatcgtaacattacgtatcagtgaaacttgttcgattacacacGAATTTGACCTCactttcatcaggaaaatcccctccattcgctcgtcacaatttcatgaggatatattgaaaaatctaaaagtttaaactttcatacgtgcgcgattctccattcgcttacattgtaagtcgtctgtcgtcgctgggtctttgaagctcggcgctcggcaaaagttattcgaagatttattcgaagccttcgaataaaagatacagataaaagatgaaaaaattattcgaagttcgaataaatccgcttcgaataaaaaaaatcatctttattcgtcggataaattctcgtcgaataaaattatttattcgatactcgtcgaataaagatactttttttattcgaaccttcgaataacgaataaaggtaaagtatcttttattcgaatcgttatttaaataatgctcaactctgctcgagagccgtcgccatCAAGGAGTGTACATAaacagggcccgctctagggggggggggagacaacccgggcatttgcctggggcgccattttggctttggctgtaagtgtgagaaaaatattgatgtgttaaatacccaattaataaaaaatttcagactacccttgccagacaattttgctaaaaaaaagaaggtcattttgttcagcgcggtgcttagtgcttaaaaaagggcggcaatttgtttttttgcccggggcgtcgtaaccgctagagcgggccctgacaTAACacgatcgggtatatcggtgtgagaccagaagaccactgctaattcaattacaaaacttttttatttttcattatttttttatgggactttcacgaacatattcgtggtatttttctaatcaaattgataccaaatatgatataaatccgatgatatttatttgtgtaaggaACTAAGAAAGTTACTTCTCATTACACAAATCTTCTTTTCCGGAAATCACGATTCTTTAGAGAATCCCGACTTTTTCGGAAATCCTAATACTTTcgagaatttcgaaattttcgggtacccgtcccgaacccgaaaaaatttcgtgtttccgaaccgacccgatatttcgggttctcgcacactccTACTAATCAGCATTCTTTAACCATTCAACATTTCTAAATCAGTCTCGTACTATACTTATATAACTATCTCGCCGATCTTCTGTCGAACATTGTACGCGTCGTAAGGCTTTAAAATAAGTTCTGAAATGGATCAAAGAGCAATTATTATTAACTTGTGTTCGATCGCTTCACCCCGGAATCAAACAAAGGTCATTGAGGCTAAGTCCTTCTTTGTAAATATGTATCGATCAGTAGTAGAACCCTAAGGCGAGGGATGAATAAAAGAGTTTAGTCTTATTTCAGGTAATTAAATTTGAAACGGTATGTCGCAGGTTTTTTAAATCTGGGTCACAAGGCTGCGCCAGGCAATCAGGGACTGAAAGATCTGATCGCTGCTCTGGAATGGGTCAAAGAGAACATAGCGAATTTTGGGGGCGATCCTAATAATGTCACAATATTCGGGGCCAGTGTTGGAGGAACTTTGGCACATGCATTGGCAATATCGCCACGAGCGCAAGGTAATTGATGACCACAATGGCGGCTATTTGCTTACGTACTAATGATCTTTTGAATACCAAGTGGCGTATAGTTTCTTGGGAAGCTTGCAAAAGCATCCTAACAATACTTTCGTCAAGTTTGTACCTCCTGGTATAAAGTCTCAATAATGTTTCTGTTAATTCCGAGATTCCAATGACATTTATGTACACTTTGTTCCGGGCTGACAGTATCGAGGCGGACAATTACTTGCGTACATTGTGATAGTAGCTCGGTACGTCTATATATCAACGTTGTAAGGAACTTTTATCAATATTCATTGAACACTTGAGACAATTAGAAGTGCGTTGTAAGTGACCGCGATGAGTGAaggtgaaggaacagggttgtCGGAGACGGGTGCCTCagaataagtgttcaaatcaggtgtacgtggctgagtcgtttatttattatgagtgatgtcgcgagaacGTCCGGGGTAGTTCAACTAGAACGGCGATTAGCTtcgactcgcgattgaacttggACTGCGATTTAGcagcgaccggactgcgactagactctaagtgactcggcggagaatcggctgtgactaGACTTCGTGACCGACTagctcgcgtcggtagtctgctgCCTTATAtcctcgaaaatgcttgtcccgatgcagcggggtgtcttccgggccccgtgccaagtgcggtacgtgactgctggcttacgtcaacgggcccagctttcccgggtgatagaaaccaggcatgCGTCGCTgagacactctaggctggagacccttagactaccgaaaatttatggcgtccacttgcgctattgagttcgtcgctaggaactacaaggacacatctgtccgctaagtggccaaaaacgttacagacgttttctcacaaatagcgtcttatgctgtgcaaaccataaatctttcttggtgccggtgcgctgaagatttctcttccggcgcccagctagccgctacaaagGAAAGAATGTGATATCAGATCGACCACGTTAAGTATAAATGCATCGCAAAGCTAGAAAAAAATTCCGAGAGATAGTTGAAGACCAGGGACATCTGTAATGACTTGCTGCCATGAAATTCAACATATTTAGCGTCATATAACATTCTTCGCAAATATAGATCATGAAAAACGGACTCTAGAACAGACCAGGTTATTTATCAATTATCCAAAATGAACAGATTTGAGACAGCTGTTGGCATTTATAAAGAAATACAATGAGTTCgtgatatatgtcgccgaggcctggatgataaaggtcgcggaattatccccactatcgcggggtataccacgtgagggtccaagaagcttgagagacctcggtcgccgaggagtgtaccaCAATATGGGTTgatcagaagaccactactaatccaataacaaaacttctttatttttcattatttttttatgggactttcaccaacatattcattGCATCTTTCtagtgaaaatgataccaaatatgatatagtaacgatgatatttacttatgtaatgaacgattaaagtttcggacgcaaagaaggacagcgtatgggaaagaaagagaggtagAGAGTCGAAGTGTTCGGGAAAGACTGGGGTGAGCTCAGGCCTTCAAATCAAatcttaaacttttttattacgaattatttttttacgagactttcatcaacatatttgtgacatttttctaatgaaaatgatactaaatatgatataatttcgatgataattacttttgtaataaacgattaaagtttcgtgTAGGAAAGGACatcgtatgggaaagaaagagacgcggagagtcgaagcgttcgggaaagatgaaagactggcgtgagctctggcctttgaatcaaaacttaaactttttttattattaactatttttttatgagactttcacgaatatatttgtggaatttttctgattaaaatgatataaaacacgatatcattcggatcatatttacactaattttccgttaatataattgtaatgggaagtaactttcattgttcattgtacaagtaaatatcatcggaactatatcatatttgatatcattttcattagaaaaatgtcacgaatatgatggtgaaagtcccattaaaaaataatgaaaaataaagaatttttgttattttagtattatgtttgcactcctcagcgaccgaggccacttCGTTGCCCTTTTCTACGTAGAGTAACTCCTGGAAAACAagcgacatcaagacccgtacTGCTGCCATACtacgcgaattcactgtaataccaaatctttataaaaatgttagtgTTAGCACAGTCCATCGTCgattaaatgaatttctattaaAAGGAAGGGCTGCAAGAAAGAAGTTCTTTGTTTCGGTCAAAAATCGACTTGCCAGAATAGCTGTTGCGAAAGAATAATGTTCATGGTAATTTTTACAGGTGCATCAAAATACAGATTCGGATGTAATGGCGAAACTTAGGCAACGTTAAGCGTcacaaaattttacaaaattgacGATCGATGAAGGTGATACATCGGTATTTGTTTGGGGTGCGATGTTCATGAATGGTGTGGGCCCCATTCATTGATTGCAAGAAATCATGGACCGTTATGTTTATTTAAATGTAACAAAAAAGTTATTGCAATTATATGCGCAGAGATGAATTGCAATTGTTTGGGTGTATCAAGCTGATAACTACTGAAAACATAGCGCACGTGTCCTTAAATGATTTTCAACAGACCAGAatcttcagttttttaaatgttcGGTACAATCTCTAGAACTCAACCCCATTGAGATGATTTGGTTCAATGTGCAGAAATAGAGGGTGTCCCGATATTGATGGTACAATcttggagggggtgattctacatgagaaaagaagtcgaaaatatgaaatacaatttttttaccgcagctttgttttcgagacaatccagtttgaaaatgcagcgaatacgcatgttattcgataggaatcgtctgacgcgtctgatcatgaccacccaattctacttcttgcatATAGGTACTAaacacgcgaacccgacggatctttaaactcaattttctattatttcgaAATATTAAGTATTTTCAGTTTTAAGTTAACGATTAATGCAATGATATACAAGTTGTTCACTTGTACGTAAGAAATTGTCCGTTCCAAAAATTACTGTCTAgcatataatatttacaattgagTACTTGATACCTATACTAATTTCTCTCGTACTTAACACTAACCGTACTACGATCGATCAGGTTGCTGGTTTCACATTTCTTGTTTTatgataattattgaaattacaaaaatgctTCCATgagatattattaaataaacgtcttcattaaaatacttGTTGTTATAAAACTGcgtaaaatctaaataaattaagtCTTCCAATGTTTATAAAATAACATCTATTAGTcacattttgtgctcggtacaGTTAGTATTAATGAAAGAAggttcaaattttataaaaatataatttttatacatttgtgaACTTTTCATAAGAGCACAGAGGGTTTACAATATTAGACACTACTTGCATGAGAGTAATAGTCGTTGTTTATTGACTGATAACTCGAGCATTAATAAGCCCGTACATTAATAAGCCCGACGTTCGTTTGCAAAAATGTAGAAAAGCGATAAACTACATTTACGTTCTGATAAAAAACTATGTAGTCATTGTTGTCCGTAGGACTCTTTCACAAAGCGATTATGCAAAGTGGATTGTTGACGTGCCCGTGGAGCTGGAATCAAAGTAAACCTGAGCGAGGTTTCAGACTTGCGAAAATCCTTGGCACAGATTCCACTGATCCTGAAGAAGTTGTTCGATACCTTCGTACCATTGACGCTAATGATATCGTCATGGCTTTGGAGGGCGTACTTACGCAGCAGGCAaataagtttttttttaatgcattTAATAATGACGGGCAACCCTACGATACAGTAGAATCTTCATTCGTGTGAACGCAGCGGGAAACGAGTGGATTCATGTGGTTCATGTAACTGGGTTTTTCATGTAGGTTTACAGTTTTTTAGACTACTTTTCAACACGAGcattaaattgtattttatttagtCGTTTAGGGAACTGTTATAGTTAGTATCACATTTATTTTATGCTTTCATTCATGCTTTAACCTCTTAACCGAGGATGACGACTTAATTCGTTATCGGTATTCGCTATCATCTTTAagaaattctttattttttctttaattcaaCGAATAACTCTG
It contains:
- the LOC143355982 gene encoding esterase FE4 isoform X2, yielding MRIRFAPYTKTLRRGHWTVVKFVRAWSTMNEPIVTVKQGKLRGAVQKSVFGSSFIAFHEIPFAAPPIGELRFKDPQPPTPWTGIKDTAEAHGIRGPQLREVPPIDVVGQEDCLYLNVYTNSLSERKPVMFWIHGGSFLIGTGSFVDKRPDYLVAKDVVVVSTNYRLGAFGFLNLGHKAAPGNQGLKDLIAALEWVKENIANFGGDPNNVTIFGASVGGTLAHALAISPRAQGLFHKAIMQSGLLTCPWSWNQSKPERGFRLAKILGTDSTDPEEVVRYLRTIDANDIVMALEGVLTQQEKKDFALTIGLNTDDMAENPVLPFPMEEMATKEACVPVIVGYTSHEFLMFIRGISEAITKKPNELITSQVKKLASLKDLGPEETKKLLKAVEMTYFDGEIGPEKLEQAVRFLSDVYFGISAKLYVEDRVKRTSAPTYFYIYTYVGTQKTHTDILVDRVIKGASHVDEMAYLFYLGPLKLEDPEPPALGTKDRATLERLTRMWSNFGKTGNPTPCIDEYVKVVWEPATKDKIKYLDIGDEPVLLCMESHILSSN
- the LOC143355982 gene encoding esterase FE4 isoform X1, whose translation is MITVRIRFAPYTKTLRRGHWTVVKFVRAWSTMNEPIVTVKQGKLRGAVQKSVFGSSFIAFHEIPFAAPPIGELRFKDPQPPTPWTGIKDTAEAHGIRGPQLREVPPIDVVGQEDCLYLNVYTNSLSERKPVMFWIHGGSFLIGTGSFVDKRPDYLVAKDVVVVSTNYRLGAFGFLNLGHKAAPGNQGLKDLIAALEWVKENIANFGGDPNNVTIFGASVGGTLAHALAISPRAQGLFHKAIMQSGLLTCPWSWNQSKPERGFRLAKILGTDSTDPEEVVRYLRTIDANDIVMALEGVLTQQEKKDFALTIGLNTDDMAENPVLPFPMEEMATKEACVPVIVGYTSHEFLMFIRGISEAITKKPNELITSQVKKLASLKDLGPEETKKLLKAVEMTYFDGEIGPEKLEQAVRFLSDVYFGISAKLYVEDRVKRTSAPTYFYIYTYVGTQKTHTDILVDRVIKGASHVDEMAYLFYLGPLKLEDPEPPALGTKDRATLERLTRMWSNFGKTGNPTPCIDEYVKVVWEPATKDKIKYLDIGDEPVLLCMESHILSSN
- the LOC143355982 gene encoding esterase FE4 isoform X3, giving the protein MNEPIVTVKQGKLRGAVQKSVFGSSFIAFHEIPFAAPPIGELRFKDPQPPTPWTGIKDTAEAHGIRGPQLREVPPIDVVGQEDCLYLNVYTNSLSERKPVMFWIHGGSFLIGTGSFVDKRPDYLVAKDVVVVSTNYRLGAFGFLNLGHKAAPGNQGLKDLIAALEWVKENIANFGGDPNNVTIFGASVGGTLAHALAISPRAQGLFHKAIMQSGLLTCPWSWNQSKPERGFRLAKILGTDSTDPEEVVRYLRTIDANDIVMALEGVLTQQEKKDFALTIGLNTDDMAENPVLPFPMEEMATKEACVPVIVGYTSHEFLMFIRGISEAITKKPNELITSQVKKLASLKDLGPEETKKLLKAVEMTYFDGEIGPEKLEQAVRFLSDVYFGISAKLYVEDRVKRTSAPTYFYIYTYVGTQKTHTDILVDRVIKGASHVDEMAYLFYLGPLKLEDPEPPALGTKDRATLERLTRMWSNFGKTGNPTPCIDEYVKVVWEPATKDKIKYLDIGDEPVLLCMESHILSSN